A window of Eubacteriaceae bacterium ES3 contains these coding sequences:
- a CDS encoding helix-turn-helix domain-containing protein produces MENNTFGTRLKALRISKRLTQESFANLFYLNKSSISKYEKDKNLPENLLLVKIADYFEVSVDYLLCRTDQPKLLPSNPKPPTCEEFLETYIFSEEEKDAFTSYFSFPETFKQEVLDFISFKSTNNKT; encoded by the coding sequence ATGGAAAATAACACATTTGGTACTCGGTTGAAAGCTTTAAGGATTTCAAAGCGTTTAACTCAGGAAAGTTTCGCAAATCTCTTTTATCTCAACAAAAGCTCTATTTCAAAATATGAAAAAGATAAAAATCTACCTGAGAATTTGCTTTTAGTTAAAATTGCTGATTATTTTGAAGTTTCCGTAGATTATTTGCTTTGCCGAACTGATCAACCTAAGCTTCTTCCAAGCAATCCTAAACCACCAACTTGTGAAGAGTTTTTGGAAACTTACATCTTTTCAGAAGAAGAAAAAGATGCATTCACTTCATATTTTTCATTTCCGGAGACATTTAAACAGGAAGTGCTCGATTTTATCAGTTTTAAAAGTACAAATAATAAGACTTGA
- a CDS encoding redox-sensing transcriptional repressor Rex → MHRFSKKVSMTVVKRLPKYYQYLTDLQLNEIEKISSRELASLMGLTASQIRQDLNSFGGYGQQGYGYNVCELRNAIKDILGLDFEYNCIIIGAGNMGHAIANYERFRREGIILKGVFDVDPLRIGTVVGSVVVKHMDELEDFVTQNIIDICILCVPREVGQQIANQITSYGIQGILNFSPMDLEVPKGVEVENVNITDSLFTLTYRLKDYKFSNDDLNSD, encoded by the coding sequence ATGCATCGTTTCTCGAAAAAAGTATCAATGACTGTTGTAAAACGGCTACCTAAATATTATCAATATTTAACCGATCTACAGTTAAATGAAATAGAAAAAATATCATCACGGGAACTTGCTAGTCTAATGGGGCTCACAGCTTCACAAATTCGGCAGGATTTAAATTCTTTCGGTGGTTACGGTCAACAAGGTTATGGGTATAATGTATGCGAACTCCGAAATGCAATAAAAGACATTTTAGGCTTAGATTTTGAATACAATTGTATTATCATCGGTGCTGGTAACATGGGCCACGCCATTGCAAATTATGAACGCTTTCGACGTGAAGGGATTATTTTAAAAGGTGTCTTTGATGTCGATCCACTGCGAATTGGAACTGTTGTTGGCAGTGTTGTTGTCAAGCATATGGATGAACTTGAGGACTTTGTCACCCAAAACATAATTGATATCTGCATTCTCTGTGTCCCAAGAGAAGTGGGGCAACAAATCGCAAATCAAATTACCAGTTATGGCATTCAGGGGATTTTAAATTTCAGTCCTATGGATTTAGAAGTACCAAAAGGAGTAGAGGTAGAAAATGTAAATATTACTGATAGCCTTTTTACCCTGACATATCGACTAAAAGATTACAAATTTTCAAATGATGATTTAAATTCAGACTAA
- a CDS encoding ABC-F family ATP-binding cassette domain-containing protein, with product MTIFDKIEKKTLLNLKSGEFMIINIENLHFSYGISEIFSTLNLTINENEQIGLIGQNGTGKSTFLKLLTGTLVPDSGSISKKKLLNIGYLAQEPDIIEGLTLYEVFYSVFKPLQEMEQRITQLGEAIANSTGEKQEKLIQEFGELQDQFSEQKGYEYPSRIRGVANGLNFSEDDLMKTFAQLSGGQKTRACLGKLLLQEPELLLLDEPTNYLDIDTLQWLEQYLNAYNGTFIIISHDRYFLDKVCHSIFEVSKNGIQVFQGNYTDYAVKKRQQLIEQDHQYTQQLKEIKQQQAIIDRFRQYNSIKSSKRASSREKALQKIELLDKVETAKVSHFNFKPRIKSGNDVLKVENIKKSFAQKLLFQNIDFEIHAGDKIGIIGPNGIGKTTLLKMLLNQTSADSGTIKFGHKVYSGYFDQEHNMLNAFQNDSLLDAIWDVDSKLTEGEIRNILAAFLFQGEDVFKTISTLSGGEKARVLLARLMISQANFLLMDEPTNHIDMDTKEILENALIQYEGTLLFISHDRYFINRIANKVFLFTENGIEVYLGNYDDYVKHQTEAAERLALEEQEQIITPTKTQLKNDRRKLKEEETRLRQLKKNIRAIEDKLINLEEEIKSIELVMCDPSFYDDQQNVNATSQLYELKKKELENLTDEWENALLHLETLES from the coding sequence TTGACTATTTTTGATAAAATAGAAAAGAAGACACTTTTAAATTTGAAATCAGGTGAATTTATGATCATAAATATAGAGAATTTACATTTTAGTTATGGCATCTCAGAAATCTTTAGTACACTCAACTTAACAATTAACGAAAATGAACAAATAGGTTTAATCGGTCAGAATGGAACTGGAAAATCTACTTTTTTAAAATTACTAACTGGAACATTAGTTCCCGATTCAGGAAGCATCTCCAAGAAAAAGCTTCTGAATATAGGCTATCTTGCTCAAGAACCTGATATAATTGAAGGGTTAACTTTATATGAGGTTTTTTATTCTGTTTTTAAGCCCCTTCAGGAAATGGAGCAAAGAATTACTCAATTAGGAGAAGCAATTGCAAATTCAACGGGTGAAAAGCAGGAAAAATTAATACAGGAATTTGGTGAACTCCAGGATCAGTTTTCAGAGCAAAAGGGATATGAATACCCAAGTCGAATCAGGGGTGTTGCAAATGGGTTGAACTTCTCTGAAGATGATCTAATGAAGACATTTGCTCAACTAAGTGGGGGCCAGAAAACACGTGCCTGTCTTGGCAAACTATTGTTGCAGGAGCCGGAGCTATTACTTCTTGATGAGCCAACAAACTATCTAGATATAGATACACTTCAATGGCTGGAACAGTATTTAAATGCATATAATGGCACTTTTATTATTATTTCTCATGATCGCTATTTTCTCGACAAGGTATGTCATAGCATTTTTGAAGTATCAAAAAATGGAATCCAGGTTTTTCAAGGCAATTACACTGATTATGCCGTAAAAAAAAGACAACAGCTAATTGAGCAGGATCACCAATATACCCAACAATTAAAAGAAATCAAACAGCAACAAGCGATTATTGACCGTTTTCGACAATACAATTCTATTAAAAGCTCGAAAAGAGCTTCTAGTAGAGAGAAGGCGTTGCAAAAGATTGAATTATTGGATAAAGTTGAAACAGCAAAAGTAAGCCATTTTAACTTTAAGCCTAGAATAAAAAGCGGCAATGATGTCTTAAAAGTTGAGAATATAAAAAAATCTTTTGCTCAGAAACTCTTATTTCAAAATATTGATTTTGAAATTCACGCTGGGGATAAAATTGGCATAATAGGTCCTAATGGGATTGGAAAAACAACGCTTTTAAAAATGTTACTGAATCAGACATCAGCGGATTCTGGAACGATTAAATTTGGTCATAAGGTTTACTCCGGCTATTTTGACCAGGAGCATAACATGCTAAATGCGTTTCAAAACGATAGCTTATTAGATGCAATCTGGGATGTTGATTCCAAACTGACAGAAGGCGAAATAAGAAATATTTTAGCTGCTTTTCTTTTTCAGGGAGAAGATGTTTTTAAAACAATTAGTACATTATCCGGAGGAGAAAAAGCAAGAGTCTTATTAGCACGTCTGATGATTTCTCAGGCAAATTTTCTATTAATGGATGAACCTACCAACCATATTGATATGGATACAAAGGAAATACTCGAAAATGCACTCATTCAGTATGAAGGTACACTCTTATTTATTTCGCATGATCGCTATTTTATTAATCGGATAGCCAATAAAGTTTTTTTATTTACCGAGAATGGAATTGAGGTTTATTTAGGAAATTATGATGATTATGTAAAGCATCAGACGGAAGCTGCTGAAAGGTTGGCATTAGAAGAGCAGGAACAAATAATAACGCCGACTAAAACTCAGTTAAAAAATGATCGCAGGAAACTGAAAGAAGAAGAAACTAGACTTCGGCAACTCAAAAAAAATATTCGGGCAATTGAAGATAAACTGATAAATCTTGAAGAAGAAATTAAGTCAATTGAGTTAGTAATGTGCGATCCATCATTTTACGATGATCAGCAGAATGTTAATGCAACCAGCCAATTATACGAATTAAAGAAAAAAGAATTGGAAAATCTAACGGATGAATGGGAAAATGCTCTATTGCATTTGGAGACCCTTGAATCATAA
- a CDS encoding IS66 family transposase has product MTGKRYKHQMGKENSLTETETQDPALDFLSVITELQSENTRLNSELEEAQAKIKWYEEQLRLNAQKRFGKSADTVIIENQISFFNEPEVTKRPEQEEPSIEVATHRRKKRGLNRDSFDDLPVERIVYDLNEDEKVCPVCDHSLHQMKEEVRQELKVIPAKVVRVEHVRKVYACRHCQDHEIKTPIITAKAPNPVISGSFVSPSLLAYILYQKFAAALPLYRQEQTFKHFGIELSRATMSNWIIKGSERYLEPLYRLMKKHLEKESFLMADETSLKVLTKDGEACTSKAYMWLYRPGKYGKPMALFEYQPSRSGKHPKNFLENFKGILQTDGYDGYNSVTDITRVCCFAHARRQYTDALKALPKGTIKTETEAWQAVQMIGEMFVFEKALLKEDLTPKERKERREKELKPLMTAYFAWVKLMSQNTLPKSAFGKALNYSLKHQTVLENILLDGQCELSTNIAEQQIKPFVVARKNFLFCKTANGAKASATAFSLIQSAKLNELNPYEYLKFLFERLPDINCDDEVALEPFLPWSDQLPEICRQSLAQTNQHQ; this is encoded by the coding sequence ATGACAGGAAAGCGGTATAAGCATCAGATGGGTAAAGAAAACAGTTTAACAGAAACAGAAACACAAGATCCGGCACTGGATTTTTTATCTGTCATCACTGAACTTCAGAGTGAAAACACTCGGCTGAATTCAGAACTTGAAGAAGCGCAGGCAAAAATTAAATGGTACGAAGAACAGTTGCGTCTGAATGCCCAGAAGCGCTTCGGCAAATCCGCTGACACTGTCATAATTGAAAACCAGATCTCTTTTTTTAATGAGCCGGAGGTGACGAAACGCCCTGAGCAGGAAGAACCATCCATCGAAGTGGCTACCCACCGCCGTAAAAAGCGGGGACTGAACCGGGATTCTTTTGATGATCTGCCGGTTGAACGCATTGTTTATGATCTTAATGAAGATGAGAAAGTATGCCCTGTGTGTGACCATTCACTGCATCAGATGAAGGAGGAAGTGCGCCAGGAGCTCAAAGTGATTCCCGCCAAAGTGGTGCGGGTGGAACATGTCAGAAAAGTGTATGCCTGCCGACACTGTCAGGATCATGAGATCAAAACGCCGATTATTACAGCTAAAGCGCCCAATCCGGTTATTTCGGGCAGCTTTGTTTCGCCAAGTCTGCTTGCTTATATTCTATACCAGAAATTTGCGGCAGCCCTGCCTCTTTACCGGCAGGAGCAGACCTTTAAACACTTTGGCATTGAACTGTCCCGCGCGACGATGTCCAACTGGATCATCAAAGGCAGTGAGCGTTACCTTGAACCCCTCTACCGGCTGATGAAAAAACATCTGGAAAAAGAAAGCTTTCTGATGGCTGATGAGACATCACTGAAAGTTCTGACTAAAGATGGGGAAGCCTGTACCAGCAAGGCCTATATGTGGCTGTATCGTCCCGGGAAATACGGAAAACCCATGGCGTTGTTTGAATATCAGCCGTCCCGGAGTGGCAAACACCCCAAAAATTTCCTTGAAAATTTCAAAGGAATCCTTCAAACGGACGGTTATGACGGCTATAACAGCGTAACCGATATTACCCGGGTCTGCTGCTTTGCCCATGCCAGACGTCAATACACTGATGCGCTAAAAGCATTGCCAAAAGGGACTATAAAAACCGAAACCGAAGCCTGGCAGGCCGTTCAGATGATAGGTGAAATGTTTGTCTTTGAGAAAGCGCTGTTAAAAGAAGACCTGACCCCGAAAGAGCGTAAGGAGCGACGGGAAAAAGAGCTTAAACCGCTGATGACAGCTTATTTCGCATGGGTAAAATTAATGTCGCAGAATACCCTTCCCAAAAGCGCCTTTGGAAAAGCGCTCAACTACAGTCTCAAACACCAGACTGTACTGGAAAACATTTTGCTTGACGGCCAATGTGAACTTTCCACCAACATTGCCGAACAACAGATCAAGCCTTTTGTTGTGGCCAGAAAAAACTTTCTTTTCTGTAAAACAGCCAATGGTGCCAAAGCTTCCGCCACTGCCTTCAGCCTGATCCAGAGTGCCAAACTTAATGAGCTCAACCCTTATGAATATCTCAAATTTCTCTTTGAACGTCTGCCGGATATAAACTGCGATGACGAGGTCGCACTGGAACCTTTTCTTCCCTGGTCCGATCAGCTGCCCGAGATCTGCCGCCAGTCCTTGGCCCAAACTAATCAGCATCAATAA
- the tnpB gene encoding IS66 family insertion sequence element accessory protein TnpB (TnpB, as the term is used for proteins encoded by IS66 family insertion elements, is considered an accessory protein, since TnpC, encoded by a neighboring gene, is a DDE family transposase.), giving the protein MLTGLNSGNVHIALGATDLRKSIDGLSLIVREVLKEDPFSMHLFAFCNKRRNLIKILVWDQTGFWIHYKRLENGCFQWPEKSGAPSIVVTERSFRWLLDGLTLDEKQAHPPVKQRILI; this is encoded by the coding sequence ATGTTGACAGGCCTCAACTCCGGAAATGTGCATATAGCTCTGGGAGCCACCGATCTCAGAAAAAGTATCGATGGACTGTCCCTGATTGTCAGGGAAGTTCTGAAAGAAGATCCCTTTTCCATGCACCTGTTTGCATTCTGCAATAAACGCAGGAATCTGATTAAAATCCTGGTATGGGATCAGACCGGCTTCTGGATTCATTATAAACGTCTGGAAAACGGCTGTTTCCAGTGGCCGGAAAAAAGTGGCGCCCCTTCCATTGTTGTGACTGAAAGAAGTTTCCGGTGGTTGCTGGATGGACTGACCCTTGATGAAAAACAGGCGCATCCGCCAGTGAAACAGCGGATTTTAATCTGA
- the groL gene encoding chaperonin GroEL (60 kDa chaperone family; promotes refolding of misfolded polypeptides especially under stressful conditions; forms two stacked rings of heptamers to form a barrel-shaped 14mer; ends can be capped by GroES; misfolded proteins enter the barrel where they are refolded when GroES binds): MAKEIKFREEARTALITGVDKLADTVKVTLGPKGRNVILSRSYGSPTITNDGVTIAKEIELEDAFENMGAQLVKEVATKTNDVAGDGTTTATLLAQAIVREGNRNVVAGANPMVLKKGIEQAVTVVVDELKKNSKPVENKESIAQVASISAADATIGQLIADAMDKVGDDGVITVEEGKGMGTELEFTEGMQFDRGYLSAYMATDTEKMVADLDNPFILITDKKISNIQEILPVLEQIVQTGGKLLIIAEDVEGEALATLVVNKLRGTFNCVAVKAPGFGDRRKAMLADIAALTGGEVISDELGLELKSVTIEQLGRARQVKIDKENTIIVEGQGNKTAVEERINQIKAQIPETSSEYDKEKLQERLAKLAGGVAVIQVGAATETELKERKYRIEDALNATRAAVEEGVVSGGGTAYINTIAKVDVLIDTLEGDEKTGALIIRRAIEEPMRQIAENAGLEGSVIVSQMKDKEVGVGYDAAKGEFVNMFEAGIIDPTKVTRSAIQNAASVSAMFLTTEVAVADLPEENPPAMPGGMGGGMPMM, from the coding sequence ATGGCTAAAGAGATTAAATTTAGAGAAGAAGCCAGAACAGCACTGATCACAGGTGTTGACAAATTGGCAGATACAGTAAAAGTGACTCTGGGACCAAAAGGAAGAAACGTTATTTTAAGTCGTTCTTATGGATCTCCAACTATAACAAATGATGGGGTTACTATTGCCAAAGAAATCGAACTAGAAGATGCCTTTGAAAATATGGGTGCTCAACTCGTTAAAGAAGTTGCAACAAAAACTAATGATGTAGCAGGCGATGGTACTACAACTGCCACTTTACTTGCTCAGGCAATTGTTCGTGAAGGTAATCGAAATGTTGTCGCAGGTGCAAATCCAATGGTTCTGAAAAAGGGAATTGAACAAGCAGTTACAGTTGTTGTTGACGAACTGAAAAAGAATAGCAAACCAGTTGAAAATAAAGAATCAATTGCTCAGGTTGCTTCAATCTCTGCTGCAGATGCTACAATTGGACAACTAATTGCTGATGCCATGGATAAGGTTGGCGATGATGGCGTCATTACTGTCGAAGAAGGCAAGGGAATGGGAACAGAACTTGAATTTACCGAAGGTATGCAATTCGATCGTGGTTACTTATCAGCGTATATGGCTACAGATACTGAAAAAATGGTAGCTGACCTGGATAATCCATTTATCCTTATCACTGATAAAAAAATATCAAATATTCAGGAAATTCTCCCTGTTCTTGAGCAAATCGTACAAACTGGCGGAAAATTACTAATCATTGCTGAGGATGTAGAAGGAGAAGCACTTGCAACCTTAGTAGTAAATAAATTAAGAGGAACCTTTAATTGTGTGGCTGTCAAAGCGCCAGGATTTGGTGATCGACGTAAAGCCATGTTAGCGGATATTGCTGCATTAACTGGTGGAGAAGTAATTTCAGACGAACTGGGTCTGGAACTTAAATCTGTAACCATCGAACAGCTTGGCCGAGCACGTCAGGTAAAAATCGACAAGGAAAACACAATAATTGTTGAAGGTCAGGGAAATAAAACGGCTGTTGAAGAGCGAATTAATCAGATTAAAGCTCAGATCCCTGAAACATCTTCGGAATATGACAAAGAAAAACTTCAGGAACGTCTTGCTAAATTAGCTGGTGGTGTTGCGGTGATTCAGGTCGGTGCTGCAACAGAAACTGAGTTAAAAGAACGTAAATATAGAATCGAAGATGCATTAAACGCTACTCGTGCAGCAGTTGAAGAAGGTGTTGTCTCAGGTGGGGGAACAGCATATATTAATACGATTGCCAAAGTTGATGTCCTTATTGATACCCTGGAAGGGGATGAAAAAACTGGCGCTCTTATTATTCGACGTGCGATTGAAGAACCAATGCGTCAAATTGCTGAAAATGCCGGTCTTGAAGGATCAGTTATAGTTTCTCAGATGAAAGATAAAGAAGTCGGTGTTGGATATGATGCTGCTAAAGGTGAATTTGTCAATATGTTTGAAGCTGGAATCATTGATCCGACAAAGGTAACACGATCAGCTATTCAAAATGCTGCCAGTGTATCAGCAATGTTCTTAACAACAGAAGTTGCTGTCGCTGATCTTCCAGAAGAAAATCCTCCAGCAATGCCAGGTGGAATGGGCGGCGGAATGCCAATGATGTAA
- the groES gene encoding co-chaperone GroES, with product MSLRPLGDKVVVKVKEEEVKTSSGIVLPGSAQEKPQQGTVIAVGSGEIVDGKKVPLDVKVDDEIIYSKYSGNEVKIGNEEFLIIRQSDILAIVE from the coding sequence ATGAGTTTAAGACCATTAGGTGACAAAGTAGTCGTAAAGGTAAAAGAAGAAGAAGTTAAAACATCAAGTGGAATCGTATTACCGGGTTCTGCTCAGGAAAAACCCCAGCAGGGTACTGTAATTGCAGTTGGATCAGGTGAAATTGTCGATGGAAAAAAAGTTCCACTGGACGTTAAAGTTGATGACGAAATAATTTATTCAAAATATTCAGGTAATGAAGTTAAAATTGGTAATGAAGAATTTTTGATTATTCGTCAATCAGATATCTTAGCAATCGTAGAATAA
- the tsaD gene encoding tRNA (adenosine(37)-N6)-threonylcarbamoyltransferase complex transferase subunit TsaD, translating to MKILSIETSCDETSAAIVENGRTILSNRIYSQIDIHQKYGGVVPEIASRNHIKKLPIIIEEALKESNLKFNQIDAVAVTNGPGLIGALLIGLSTAKAIAYSLKLPLIGVHHIEGHIAANFLEFPELEPPFLTLVVSGGHSHLVMVRDYQTFDVLGKTRDDAAGEAFDKVARVLGLGYPGGPAIDLAAKEGDQTAVAFPRVMLEKNSLDFSFSGLKSAVLNYLNQCKMKNITYSINDVAASFQAAVVEVLVEKTIMAAKNEGIKKIALAGGVSCNTQLREKMTAAVSNNGFQLYYPKPILCTDNAAMIGSMAYYNYINGAISDINLNGIPGLKIGTR from the coding sequence ATGAAAATACTTAGTATTGAAACATCCTGTGATGAAACATCAGCAGCCATTGTAGAAAATGGGCGAACAATACTTTCTAACAGAATCTACTCACAAATCGATATTCATCAAAAATATGGTGGCGTCGTTCCTGAAATAGCTTCACGCAATCACATCAAAAAGTTACCGATAATTATCGAAGAAGCTTTGAAAGAGAGTAATTTAAAATTTAATCAGATTGATGCTGTTGCCGTAACAAACGGTCCTGGACTGATAGGTGCCTTACTTATCGGCCTGTCAACAGCAAAAGCCATAGCTTACAGTTTAAAACTTCCATTAATCGGAGTTCACCATATTGAAGGTCATATTGCAGCCAATTTTCTTGAATTTCCAGAACTGGAACCACCATTTCTTACTTTAGTTGTATCCGGTGGACACTCTCACCTAGTCATGGTGAGAGACTATCAAACCTTTGATGTGCTTGGTAAAACACGTGATGATGCCGCTGGCGAAGCCTTTGACAAGGTAGCTCGAGTACTGGGGCTTGGCTATCCGGGAGGCCCAGCCATCGACCTGGCTGCAAAAGAAGGGGATCAAACTGCTGTTGCATTTCCGCGTGTTATGCTAGAGAAAAATTCTCTTGATTTTAGTTTTAGCGGTTTGAAATCAGCTGTCTTAAATTACTTGAATCAATGTAAAATGAAAAATATTACTTATTCAATTAATGATGTAGCCGCAAGTTTTCAAGCGGCAGTTGTTGAGGTCTTAGTTGAAAAAACAATAATGGCAGCCAAAAATGAAGGTATCAAAAAGATTGCTTTAGCTGGAGGTGTATCATGTAATACACAACTTCGTGAAAAAATGACTGCTGCGGTTTCTAACAATGGTTTTCAGCTATATTATCCCAAACCAATTTTATGTACTGATAATGCTGCCATGATAGGATCTATGGCATATTATAATTACATTAATGGCGCTATCAGTGATATAAATCTAAATGGTATCCCTGGTCTGAAAATTGGAACACGTTAA
- a CDS encoding TIGR01906 family membrane protein, with product MGIIFPFFIFVSMIEMLVSDKYFYMDQMVKNDVIENTGIYPPDIDYVITEIIAYLNNEREDFDIIARLALPDAKNVTEKNHLFNEKEITHMDDVRHLYQTVLAIRDFSIILMLLCLFYLMKIEPKQIIFSIFGGSIFYIVLFGLIGIFFMLDFQSSFIKFHQLFFSNELWVMDPSKDLLISIVPEPFFIALIRRIIINISVFMIGTLSLTGLFIYQNQKRGKNENT from the coding sequence TTGGGAATAATATTCCCGTTTTTTATTTTTGTTTCAATGATCGAAATGCTGGTATCTGATAAGTACTTCTATATGGATCAAATGGTTAAAAACGATGTGATCGAAAACACTGGAATATATCCACCTGATATTGATTATGTTATAACAGAAATTATTGCCTACTTGAACAATGAACGGGAAGATTTCGATATAATAGCTAGACTTGCTCTCCCAGATGCGAAAAATGTAACTGAAAAAAATCATCTTTTCAATGAAAAAGAAATTACCCACATGGATGATGTTAGACACCTTTATCAGACGGTATTGGCGATTCGTGATTTTTCGATAATTCTGATGTTGCTGTGTTTGTTTTATCTTATGAAAATAGAGCCAAAACAAATTATCTTTAGCATATTTGGCGGTTCCATATTTTATATTGTCTTATTTGGTCTAATTGGTATTTTCTTTATGTTAGATTTTCAAAGCAGTTTTATAAAATTCCATCAGCTGTTCTTTTCTAATGAACTGTGGGTAATGGATCCCTCAAAAGATTTACTCATTAGTATCGTACCAGAGCCATTTTTTATTGCTTTAATAAGACGAATAATAATAAATATCAGTGTTTTTATGATTGGAACACTGTCCCTAACCGGCCTTTTCATATATCAAAATCAAAAAAGAGGTAAAAATGAAAATACTTAG
- the rimI gene encoding ribosomal protein S18-alanine N-acetyltransferase, with protein sequence MLVRKMVANDIGGVFDVDKDCFNHNWTRESYQNELHNILATYIVAENEGKIIGFGGYWRVIDEAQITNIGILKPYRRCGIGEMILNKLCSMAVQEGCNKMTLEVREDNLSAISFYKKNLFLQEGIRYHYYGQNQHGLIMWRYKLDN encoded by the coding sequence ATGCTAGTAAGAAAAATGGTAGCCAATGATATAGGCGGAGTTTTTGATGTTGATAAAGACTGTTTTAATCATAACTGGACTCGAGAATCCTATCAAAACGAACTACATAATATTCTTGCAACATATATAGTGGCTGAAAATGAAGGAAAAATTATTGGTTTTGGCGGTTACTGGCGGGTTATCGATGAGGCCCAGATTACCAACATCGGTATTTTAAAACCTTATCGAAGATGTGGAATTGGCGAAATGATCTTAAATAAACTCTGTTCTATGGCAGTTCAGGAAGGGTGCAACAAAATGACATTAGAAGTTAGAGAAGATAATTTATCTGCTATTTCTTTTTATAAGAAAAATCTTTTTCTTCAGGAAGGTATCCGCTATCATTACTATGGGCAAAATCAACACGGCTTGATCATGTGGAGGTATAAACTTGATAACTAA
- the tsaB gene encoding tRNA (adenosine(37)-N6)-threonylcarbamoyltransferase complex dimerization subunit type 1 TsaB — translation MNILAIDTSTIVASVAIINEEKLVGEMIINHQKKHSEKLMSSIDHLLSDSGLELADIDVFGIVHGPGSFTGLRIGMATAKGFAQALDKPLVGVSTLESLAMNIPTTAGYICPILDAQRDQVYTGIYYFEAGELKTYLTDSVLDVEELIEKINELERSVYFLGDGLPRFYERLKDSCKQIIRVENHINMNRASSAAQLVLKKAINEKFEDYRHLEPVYIRPSYAEEKRC, via the coding sequence ATGAATATATTAGCAATTGATACATCGACCATTGTGGCATCGGTAGCCATTATTAATGAAGAAAAACTTGTCGGAGAAATGATAATCAATCATCAGAAGAAACACTCTGAAAAATTGATGTCGTCCATTGATCATCTTTTATCTGATAGCGGACTTGAACTTGCCGATATTGACGTTTTCGGGATTGTTCACGGTCCAGGTTCTTTTACCGGGCTCCGTATCGGGATGGCTACTGCAAAAGGTTTTGCACAGGCATTAGATAAACCCTTAGTTGGTGTATCAACACTAGAAAGCCTGGCAATGAATATTCCAACAACAGCTGGTTATATCTGTCCAATTTTGGATGCTCAAAGAGATCAGGTTTATACTGGTATATATTATTTTGAAGCTGGTGAGTTAAAGACTTATTTAACGGATTCTGTTTTGGATGTCGAAGAATTAATCGAGAAGATTAATGAACTTGAGCGCTCTGTTTATTTTCTTGGAGATGGATTGCCCCGGTTTTATGAACGCCTGAAAGATTCCTGTAAGCAAATAATTCGCGTCGAGAATCATATCAATATGAACCGCGCTTCTTCAGCCGCTCAGCTCGTTCTAAAAAAAGCAATAAACGAAAAATTTGAAGACTATCGACACCTTGAACCCGTCTACATAAGGCCATCTTATGCCGAGGAAAAGCGATGCTAG